One stretch of Verrucomicrobiota bacterium DNA includes these proteins:
- the hemN gene encoding oxygen-independent coproporphyrinogen III oxidase: MSALKVNLDLVQKYNVPGPRYTSYPPATQFTDTVPAERLLEKIRANSETDRDLSLYFHLPFCQSLCWFCGCTTVITTDRRMSATYLNYLEKELALMSPWLNPKRKVVQLHFGGGTPTFLSPDELRALGKLIHTHFKLAVDAEAGVEIDPRRVTRDHVQALREIGFNRASIGVQDHNPLVQKAVHRIQPFAQTKMVVDWIRNAGFTSLNIDLIYGLPHQTAASFEKTLDETLALNPDRLAVFSYAHVPWIKPAQKILADKILPSAEVKLQLLKLTIEKLTAGGYVYIGMDHFARADDELAVAQRQKTLQRNFQGYSTRGGADIYAFGLSSISQADGIYWQNLKELPQYYAALDEGRSPLAKGYILTDEDKIRRQTIMRLMCDLGLDYAAMSRKLGVDFQRYFERELNSLSDFEADGLVQKTKDGLVVTDTGRLFIRNIAMRFDAYNSSNQEKRFSKTI, from the coding sequence ATGAGCGCGCTCAAAGTTAATCTGGATCTCGTTCAGAAATACAACGTGCCTGGCCCACGTTACACGTCCTATCCGCCAGCCACGCAGTTCACCGATACCGTGCCCGCTGAAAGATTGCTGGAAAAAATTCGCGCGAATAGCGAGACCGACCGCGACCTCTCGCTTTACTTTCACCTCCCGTTCTGCCAGTCGCTCTGCTGGTTCTGCGGTTGCACTACCGTCATTACTACTGATCGGCGCATGAGCGCGACCTATCTGAACTATCTCGAGAAGGAACTCGCGCTGATGTCGCCGTGGCTGAACCCAAAGCGGAAGGTCGTTCAATTGCATTTCGGCGGTGGCACGCCGACGTTTCTTTCCCCGGACGAACTTCGCGCACTCGGCAAGCTGATCCACACTCACTTTAAGCTGGCCGTCGATGCAGAGGCCGGCGTGGAGATCGACCCGCGCCGCGTGACACGCGATCACGTTCAAGCCTTGCGGGAAATTGGATTCAACCGCGCGTCCATCGGCGTGCAGGACCACAATCCGCTCGTCCAAAAAGCCGTCCATCGCATTCAACCCTTTGCGCAAACCAAGATGGTGGTTGATTGGATTCGCAATGCAGGATTCACGTCGCTCAACATCGACCTGATTTACGGTCTGCCGCATCAAACGGCCGCATCATTTGAAAAGACGCTGGACGAAACCCTGGCGCTTAATCCTGACCGCCTGGCCGTGTTCAGCTACGCGCACGTGCCGTGGATCAAACCGGCGCAAAAGATTTTGGCAGACAAAATCCTGCCGAGCGCCGAAGTCAAACTGCAATTGCTCAAGCTCACCATCGAGAAGCTGACGGCCGGTGGTTACGTGTATATCGGCATGGACCACTTCGCGCGCGCGGACGATGAACTGGCAGTGGCGCAGCGGCAGAAAACATTGCAGCGGAATTTCCAAGGCTACAGCACGCGCGGCGGCGCGGACATTTATGCCTTTGGCCTGTCGTCCATTTCACAGGCGGACGGCATCTATTGGCAGAACCTGAAGGAACTGCCGCAATATTACGCCGCGCTCGACGAAGGGCGGAGTCCACTGGCCAAAGGCTATATTCTAACGGATGAAGACAAAATCCGGCGTCAAACCATCATGCGGTTGATGTGCGATTTGGGGCTCGACTACGCCGCGATGTCCCGGAAACTGGGTGTCGATTTCCAACGATACTTTGAACGCGAACTGAACTCGCTGTCGGATTTTGAGGCGGACGGCCTGGTGCAGAAAACCAAGGACGGTCTGGTCGTCACCGACACCGGACGATTGTTCATTCGCAACATCGCGATGCGCTTTGACGCCTACAATTCGAGCAACCAGGAGAAACGATTTTCCAAAACAATATGA
- the hemE gene encoding uroporphyrinogen decarboxylase, which yields MEFTESNVVKSVAAQSEECFVAVKNPAIERTRRQRFLSACRCRPVDRPPVWLMRQAGRALPEYRKLKEKYSFLQLVQTPELAAEVTLQPIRRFDFDAAILFSDILVVAEALGQGYHFRDQGGIEMEFVLRSAADIDRLETQAVTERLQYVAKALPMIKSSLGSRTALLGFAGSPWTLANFMMEGGSAKEYTKAKALFYSEPELFSRLIKKLTVAVTDFLQLQIDSGVDAIQMFDSLGGALAANAYEAASARSIKQIITALKGQVPVIVFSKGTHGCWDTIAQTGAQAVGVDWTVSLAEVRKCLPANIALQGNLDPFLLNTTPAVVAAETARILETLRGHNGHIFNLGHGVPPNAKLECIESLVATVRNFS from the coding sequence ATGGAATTCACCGAATCGAACGTGGTTAAATCGGTCGCAGCCCAAAGCGAAGAATGCTTTGTTGCCGTGAAAAACCCGGCCATTGAACGGACCCGCCGTCAGCGCTTTTTGAGCGCCTGCCGCTGCCGCCCCGTGGATCGTCCCCCGGTCTGGCTGATGCGTCAGGCGGGACGTGCGCTGCCGGAATACCGCAAACTGAAGGAAAAATATTCCTTCCTTCAACTTGTCCAAACACCCGAACTGGCGGCGGAAGTCACGCTGCAACCCATCCGCCGGTTCGATTTCGACGCCGCGATTCTGTTCAGCGACATCCTGGTAGTCGCGGAAGCTTTGGGCCAGGGCTACCACTTCCGCGACCAAGGCGGCATCGAGATGGAATTTGTGCTTCGGTCGGCGGCGGACATCGACCGGTTGGAAACCCAGGCGGTCACCGAGCGGTTGCAATACGTCGCCAAAGCGTTGCCGATGATCAAAAGTTCCCTCGGCAGCCGGACCGCGCTGCTTGGTTTTGCCGGCTCGCCGTGGACGCTCGCCAATTTCATGATGGAAGGTGGCAGCGCCAAAGAGTACACGAAAGCCAAAGCACTCTTTTATTCAGAACCGGAATTATTTTCACGGTTGATCAAGAAACTCACGGTTGCGGTCACCGACTTCTTGCAACTCCAAATCGATTCTGGCGTGGACGCCATTCAGATGTTCGACAGTCTCGGTGGAGCTTTGGCAGCCAATGCTTACGAAGCCGCCTCCGCCCGCTCGATCAAACAAATCATCACCGCATTGAAAGGCCAGGTGCCCGTCATCGTATTCAGCAAGGGAACGCATGGCTGTTGGGACACCATCGCGCAGACGGGTGCGCAAGCGGTCGGCGTCGATTGGACGGTATCGCTGGCCGAGGTGCGGAAGTGTCTGCCGGCGAACATCGCCTTGCAGGGCAACCTCGATCCCTTTTTGCTGAACACCACCCCCGCCGTTGTGGCCGCGGAGACGGCGCGAATCCTCGAAACATTGCGCGGCCACAACGGTCACATCTTCAATCTCGGCCACGGCGTGCCGCCCAACGCAAAGCTGGAGTGCATCGAAAGCCTGGTCGCCACCGTCCGAAATTTTTCATGA
- a CDS encoding universal stress protein, giving the protein MEAKKNIGNGKPTKVLSGASRRTSARRAADDEVIELVPSLLKLQTILVPTDFSKESKKALLYAIPFARQFNAGIILLHVVQPHYIGGEFGVVDFPVIEADLQTRSQKELATLAAKSVRDLVPVKTLVRAGSPVNEIVEAAKESKADLVILSTHGRTGLKHVLLGSVAENVVRHAPCPVLIVRAREREFVNPEPRF; this is encoded by the coding sequence ATGGAAGCAAAGAAAAACATCGGGAATGGAAAACCAACGAAGGTTCTGAGCGGCGCAAGTCGTCGAACCTCTGCCCGGCGCGCAGCGGATGACGAGGTGATTGAGTTGGTGCCGTCCCTCCTGAAGTTGCAAACCATCCTGGTGCCGACGGATTTCTCCAAGGAATCAAAAAAGGCGCTGCTTTACGCCATCCCGTTCGCCCGACAGTTCAACGCCGGTATCATTTTGCTCCATGTGGTGCAGCCACATTACATCGGGGGTGAATTTGGGGTCGTGGATTTCCCGGTGATCGAGGCTGACCTGCAAACACGCAGCCAAAAGGAACTGGCGACCTTGGCCGCCAAAAGCGTGCGTGACCTGGTGCCGGTCAAAACCCTGGTCCGCGCCGGTTCGCCGGTGAACGAAATTGTCGAGGCCGCCAAAGAATCAAAGGCCGATCTGGTCATTCTGTCCACTCACGGGCGCACGGGCCTCAAGCACGTTCTGCTGGGCAGCGTGGCGGAGAATGTGGTGCGCCACGCTCCCTGTCCGGTGTTGATCGTTCGGGCACGTGAGCGCGAATTTGTGAATCCAGAACCAAGATTTTGA
- a CDS encoding radical SAM protein codes for MMATIESETKKRAPVKPLRPFNTAFGCPREFLDNQFVYVVISPRAGGLSVGVNMNPDKNCNFDCGYCEVDRKTPGRSQGLDVEVMAAELVQTLNRVQQGRLRQLPLYRNLPDELLQLRHVALSGDGEPTLCPNFAEAVQAVVHVRALGSFPFFKIVLITNTTGLDLPEVRYGLKFLTKRDEIWAKLDAGTQAYMDKVNKSEIPLEVILANILTLARERPVIIQSLFPQLNGQEPPEEEIQHYAQRLLELKNRGAQIPLVQIYSATRPTPHSECGHLPLKTLSRIAATVRKTTGLKVEVF; via the coding sequence ATGATGGCAACTATCGAGTCCGAAACAAAAAAAAGAGCGCCGGTTAAACCTCTCCGACCGTTCAACACGGCGTTCGGCTGCCCGCGCGAGTTCCTCGACAATCAATTCGTTTACGTCGTCATTTCCCCGCGTGCCGGAGGTTTGTCCGTGGGAGTCAACATGAACCCGGACAAGAATTGCAACTTTGATTGCGGCTATTGTGAGGTGGATCGTAAGACGCCCGGGCGGAGTCAGGGATTGGACGTGGAGGTCATGGCGGCTGAATTGGTGCAGACACTGAACCGCGTCCAGCAAGGCCGCTTGCGGCAGTTGCCGCTCTATCGCAATCTGCCCGACGAATTGCTTCAGCTCCGGCACGTCGCCCTCAGTGGCGACGGCGAGCCGACACTGTGCCCCAACTTCGCCGAGGCGGTCCAAGCCGTCGTGCATGTGCGCGCCCTCGGCAGTTTTCCCTTCTTCAAGATCGTGCTCATCACCAATACCACCGGTTTGGATTTGCCCGAAGTCCGATACGGTCTGAAATTCCTCACCAAACGCGACGAGATCTGGGCCAAGCTCGATGCCGGCACACAGGCTTACATGGACAAGGTCAACAAATCTGAAATCCCTCTCGAAGTCATCCTGGCCAATATCCTGACGCTGGCGCGTGAACGCCCCGTCATCATCCAGAGCCTCTTTCCACAACTCAACGGCCAGGAGCCGCCCGAGGAGGAAATTCAGCATTACGCGCAACGGTTGTTGGAATTGAAAAACCGCGGCGCACAAATTCCGCTCGTGCAGATTTACTCCGCCACCCGACCCACTCCTCACTCCGAGTGCGGACACTTGCCGCTCAAAACCCTCTCGCGCATCGCCGCAACCGTCCGCAAAACCACAGGCTTGAAAGTCGAGGTCTTTTGA
- a CDS encoding DUF2892 domain-containing protein: MKMENAIRILAGTMVLISLSLAHWVNSWWLLLAVFVSVNLIQSALTGFCPAEIVLKKLGVGRDGAPCCK, from the coding sequence ATGAAAATGGAAAATGCCATCCGCATCCTCGCCGGCACCATGGTTCTCATCAGCCTCAGTCTGGCCCATTGGGTCAACTCCTGGTGGTTGCTGCTGGCGGTCTTCGTCAGCGTAAACCTCATCCAATCCGCTCTCACCGGCTTCTGCCCGGCTGAAATTGTTTTGAAAAAGCTGGGTGTCGGGAGAGACGGCGCCCCGTGCTGCAAATAA
- a CDS encoding TolC family protein, with product MKLRLLFLALGVAWCANLPLAAAEPWTLERAISVALTNNPDARIAQHRIAAARAGLDATRAAYWPQAQFQSSYTRTDNPIGVFGAALNQRSYTSSLNFNDVPDADNLNVKGLLTVPLYNGGRTKAGRDAARANTEAARQNAQAVRNTLEFEVARAFHTVLKTREFVRATKSSVHSFEGNLNIASNRFNASTILKIELLDMEVRLAQAREDLVRARNASNLATRSLGNLLGVEDADFTVATTAPESVVPDGKDFSQRSELAASREQRRAAEAEVRRAHGGYFPRLNAFGSLDYDRGWKFNGDGHSYTAGVLVQWNLWDGQLTRAKVSGARADLDTAREDERKLRLALDLEVEQARLSLQEASERLAVTGKSVAQATESAELTRARFEQGLAIATQLIDSETALAVARVRRAEAEAYRSIAIAALRKAVGLSLLSPTQISR from the coding sequence ATGAAACTCCGATTACTGTTCCTTGCGCTTGGGGTGGCGTGGTGCGCGAACCTCCCGCTGGCGGCAGCCGAGCCGTGGACGCTCGAACGCGCCATCAGCGTGGCGCTGACGAATAATCCGGACGCCCGCATCGCGCAACATCGCATCGCCGCCGCCCGCGCCGGACTTGACGCGACTCGCGCGGCGTATTGGCCTCAGGCGCAATTTCAATCCAGCTACACCCGCACCGACAACCCCATCGGTGTTTTCGGCGCCGCCCTTAATCAACGATCGTACACTTCGTCGCTGAATTTCAACGACGTCCCCGATGCGGACAACCTCAATGTAAAGGGCCTTCTCACCGTGCCGCTTTACAACGGCGGTCGCACCAAAGCCGGGCGCGACGCGGCCAGGGCCAACACCGAAGCCGCCCGCCAAAACGCTCAAGCCGTCCGCAACACGCTCGAATTCGAAGTGGCCCGCGCTTTCCACACCGTGCTGAAAACCCGTGAGTTCGTTCGTGCCACCAAAAGTTCGGTCCACTCATTTGAAGGCAACCTCAACATTGCCAGCAACCGCTTCAATGCCAGTACGATCCTCAAAATCGAACTCCTCGATATGGAAGTGCGCCTGGCGCAAGCGCGCGAAGACCTTGTGCGCGCCCGCAACGCCAGCAATTTGGCGACGCGCTCATTGGGCAATCTGCTCGGCGTCGAGGACGCCGACTTCACGGTGGCGACCACAGCACCTGAGAGCGTCGTGCCCGACGGGAAGGATTTCTCTCAACGTTCCGAACTGGCAGCTAGTCGCGAACAACGGCGCGCAGCCGAGGCCGAAGTTCGCCGGGCGCACGGCGGCTATTTCCCGCGCCTGAACGCCTTCGGCAGTCTCGATTACGATCGCGGCTGGAAGTTCAATGGCGACGGCCACAGCTACACCGCCGGCGTCCTCGTGCAGTGGAACTTGTGGGACGGGCAGTTGACTCGCGCCAAAGTCAGCGGCGCCCGCGCGGACCTCGACACCGCGCGCGAAGATGAACGCAAGCTCCGCCTCGCGCTTGATCTCGAAGTTGAACAGGCGCGACTCAGTTTGCAAGAAGCCAGCGAACGTCTCGCGGTCACCGGCAAGTCCGTGGCTCAAGCCACCGAAAGCGCGGAACTGACGCGCGCCCGGTTTGAGCAAGGGCTGGCCATCGCGACTCAACTTATCGACTCTGAAACCGCCCTCGCCGTCGCGCGTGTCCGCCGTGCCGAAGCCGAGGCTTATCGGAGCATCGCCATCGCCGCCTTGCGAAAAGCCGTCGGCCTGTCACTACTCTCTCCGACGCAGATCAGCCGATGA
- a CDS encoding efflux RND transporter periplasmic adaptor subunit, giving the protein MSLLIAAAMLTDGCGKKKQEGANSQNLPTAAVRVQTVESKSSAATDEVVGTVRAKLRASIEAKASGHIEKMPVALGQLVKTGDLLAQLDTREIQARLDQALAARQPAENDLKRLTVLLKQGAVTQAEFDAAQARQRAASAAVTEAESQLGYMTIVAPFDGVISRKFADVGDLALPGRPLLEIEKPDQLRFEADVPEALIGYIHLGDRLTVRTGAQDAGVQGVVSEISPIADPASRTSVAKLDLPANAGLRVGQFARALVVVAERKALIVPASAVVQRGQMELVFVVANKLAQLRIVKTGRRTGNEVELVSGVSAGERIAVKGAEQLRDGQPVAAQP; this is encoded by the coding sequence ATGAGTCTCCTCATTGCAGCAGCGATGTTGACCGATGGCTGTGGCAAAAAGAAACAGGAGGGCGCGAACTCACAGAATCTTCCGACCGCCGCCGTTCGCGTGCAAACCGTCGAGAGCAAATCGAGCGCGGCGACGGACGAAGTCGTTGGCACAGTGCGCGCCAAACTGCGCGCCAGCATCGAAGCAAAGGCAAGCGGGCACATCGAGAAAATGCCCGTGGCGTTGGGTCAATTGGTCAAGACCGGCGATCTACTGGCGCAACTCGACACGCGCGAGATTCAAGCCCGGCTCGACCAGGCGCTCGCCGCGCGCCAACCGGCGGAGAATGATTTGAAACGGCTGACCGTGCTGTTGAAGCAGGGAGCAGTGACACAGGCGGAGTTTGATGCCGCGCAAGCGCGACAGCGCGCAGCATCAGCCGCGGTTACCGAAGCGGAATCGCAACTGGGCTACATGACGATTGTCGCGCCGTTTGACGGTGTCATCAGCCGCAAGTTCGCCGACGTGGGCGACCTTGCGTTGCCGGGCCGCCCGCTGCTCGAAATAGAAAAGCCTGACCAGCTTCGTTTCGAGGCCGACGTGCCCGAAGCCTTGATCGGATATATCCACCTTGGTGACAGGTTGACAGTGCGGACGGGCGCTCAAGACGCTGGCGTCCAGGGTGTCGTCAGTGAAATCTCGCCCATCGCCGACCCCGCGAGTCGCACGTCCGTTGCGAAGCTTGATTTGCCCGCCAACGCCGGATTGCGGGTCGGTCAATTTGCCCGCGCGCTCGTGGTGGTGGCCGAGAGGAAAGCTCTGATTGTGCCGGCGTCCGCTGTCGTTCAACGCGGCCAGATGGAGTTGGTGTTCGTCGTCGCGAACAAACTCGCGCAATTACGGATCGTGAAAACCGGCAGGCGGACCGGCAATGAGGTCGAACTGGTGTCCGGCGTCAGTGCGGGTGAACGGATCGCCGTCAAGGGCGCGGAACAATTGCGCGACGGCCAACCGGTCGCAGCGCAGCCATGA
- a CDS encoding efflux RND transporter permease subunit, whose product MNVPAEKSTAAGMGVAGRIARAFIDSQLTPLIIISSVLLGVAAVWLLPREEEPQIKVPMVDVLVAMPGFSAKEVEERATRPMEKLLWEVPGVEYIYSTSRPGESLVIVRFKVGEDVEKSLVKLSEKLRSNFDRIPHGVSFPLIKPRSIDDVPILALTFHSDRYDHLTLRRLVAQVDDAVKQVPLVAETAVIGGARREVRVLLDPARLASRKLSPVALVPMLRLANRQFGSGNLTSDNREVIVETGGFLTSAKELGNVVVGVFSGKPVYLREVAEIVDGAEEPSQYVFFGEGAARSVNANEQPAVTLSIAKRPGANAVSVARQVQKKVETLKGTLIPDDVHVSVTRNYGETASEKSNELLFHMLLAVLGVSILILLTLGWRESGIVGIAIPSTLALTLLIFYLYGYTLNRITLFALIFSIGILVDDAIVVIENIVRHFRLPQNKNRALSSVAVEAVNEVGNPTILATFAVIAAVLPMAFVGGLMGPYMRPIPIGAGAAMFFSLAIAFIVTPWAAIRLLKRTDGAKENPQDSTTPSLYSEDFFTRIYRRIMGPLISHRRWRFVFLGSIIGLLLLAFALVGIGWVKVKMLPFDNKSEFQIILNMPEGSSLERTAQAAREIAAAIRVEPEVTDYQIYAGVAAPFNFNGLVRHYFMRRGAHIADLQINLVNKHDRKAQSHDIAKRVRPRVAQIAAKFDARVAVAEVPPGPPVLQTLVAEIYGPTEESRLALAGAVRDIFKNTAGVVDVDWYVEANQPKTKFIIDKEKAALHGISAETISQTLRIAVGGESIDLLHQPREKEDVNIVLQLPRASRTTPEELLALRVRSGDANALPEPGAAVGSVPLVPLRELVTIEHTITDKSIYHKNLLPVTYVIGDVAGVVESPVYAIRKMNQAIAMLDASEFINVGSSGHESAPSALRNPKSEIRSSQSRLTSAATGVKIYNANLPFTDAQPALKWDGEWHITIEVFRDLGLAFAAVLVLIYVLMVGWFRSLLTPLVVMAAIPFSLVGILPAHGVLGAFFTATSMIGFMAGAGIVVRNSIILVDFIEQRLSEGMPLAEAVVDAGAVRFRPMLLTALAVVVGASVILFDPIFQGLAIALMAGEIASLLISRMAVPVLYFMAYDKP is encoded by the coding sequence ATGAATGTGCCCGCGGAGAAATCAACCGCCGCCGGCATGGGCGTCGCCGGCCGCATCGCCCGCGCGTTCATCGACTCGCAGCTCACGCCGTTGATCATCATTTCGTCCGTGCTGCTTGGCGTGGCGGCCGTCTGGCTGTTGCCGCGCGAGGAAGAGCCGCAGATCAAGGTGCCGATGGTGGACGTGCTCGTTGCCATGCCCGGCTTCAGCGCCAAGGAGGTCGAGGAACGCGCCACGCGGCCGATGGAAAAACTCCTCTGGGAAGTTCCCGGTGTTGAATACATCTATTCCACGTCGCGACCCGGCGAGAGTCTCGTCATCGTGCGTTTCAAAGTGGGCGAGGACGTTGAGAAAAGTCTCGTCAAGCTCTCCGAAAAACTGCGTTCCAACTTCGACCGCATTCCGCACGGCGTTTCGTTTCCGCTCATCAAACCGCGCTCCATTGACGACGTGCCGATACTCGCGCTGACCTTTCACAGCGACCGTTACGATCATCTCACCCTCCGGCGTCTCGTCGCACAAGTGGACGATGCCGTGAAACAAGTCCCGCTCGTTGCCGAAACCGCCGTCATCGGCGGCGCGCGGCGTGAAGTGCGCGTGCTGCTCGATCCCGCTCGTCTGGCCTCGCGCAAACTCAGCCCGGTCGCGCTCGTGCCGATGTTGCGCCTGGCCAATCGCCAGTTCGGCTCCGGCAACCTGACGAGTGACAACCGCGAAGTCATTGTTGAAACCGGCGGATTTTTGACGAGCGCAAAAGAACTCGGCAATGTTGTCGTGGGCGTGTTCAGCGGCAAACCGGTCTATCTGCGCGAAGTCGCTGAAATCGTCGATGGCGCCGAGGAACCGTCGCAATACGTTTTCTTTGGAGAAGGCGCGGCACGATCCGTGAATGCGAATGAGCAACCCGCCGTGACGCTCAGCATCGCGAAACGGCCGGGCGCGAATGCCGTTTCAGTCGCCCGCCAGGTCCAGAAAAAAGTCGAGACGCTGAAAGGCACTTTGATTCCGGACGATGTTCACGTCTCCGTCACGCGCAATTATGGCGAGACGGCGTCGGAAAAGTCGAACGAACTTCTCTTTCACATGCTGCTCGCGGTACTGGGCGTTTCGATATTGATCTTGCTGACTCTGGGCTGGCGTGAATCGGGCATCGTAGGCATCGCCATTCCCTCGACGCTGGCGTTGACGTTGCTGATTTTTTATCTCTACGGCTACACACTGAACCGCATCACGCTTTTCGCGCTGATTTTTTCCATCGGCATTCTGGTGGACGATGCCATCGTGGTCATCGAAAACATCGTCCGCCATTTTCGACTGCCGCAGAACAAAAACCGCGCCTTGTCCAGCGTCGCCGTCGAGGCCGTCAACGAAGTTGGCAATCCAACCATCCTCGCTACGTTTGCGGTGATCGCAGCGGTGCTCCCGATGGCGTTTGTGGGCGGCTTGATGGGACCTTACATGCGACCGATTCCGATTGGTGCGGGCGCAGCCATGTTCTTCTCGCTGGCCATCGCCTTCATCGTCACGCCCTGGGCTGCGATCCGCCTTCTCAAACGGACCGATGGAGCGAAAGAAAATCCCCAAGACTCCACCACTCCATCACTCTATTCCGAAGACTTCTTCACGCGCATTTACCGGCGCATCATGGGGCCGCTGATTTCCCATCGGCGTTGGCGCTTTGTTTTCCTTGGGAGTATCATCGGCCTGTTGTTGCTGGCGTTCGCCCTAGTTGGTATCGGCTGGGTGAAGGTGAAAATGCTGCCGTTCGACAACAAGAGCGAGTTTCAGATCATCCTCAACATGCCCGAAGGTAGTTCGCTCGAACGCACCGCTCAAGCCGCGCGGGAAATTGCCGCGGCCATCCGCGTCGAACCGGAGGTGACGGATTACCAGATTTACGCCGGTGTGGCCGCGCCCTTTAATTTCAACGGGCTGGTGCGCCATTACTTTATGCGTCGGGGCGCGCACATCGCCGACCTTCAAATCAATCTGGTCAACAAGCACGACCGCAAGGCGCAGAGTCATGACATTGCCAAACGAGTGCGGCCAAGGGTAGCGCAGATTGCGGCGAAGTTTGACGCGCGCGTGGCTGTGGCCGAAGTGCCGCCCGGCCCACCGGTGTTGCAAACGCTGGTCGCCGAGATCTATGGACCGACTGAAGAATCACGACTAGCCCTCGCCGGCGCCGTGCGTGACATTTTCAAGAACACTGCGGGCGTGGTCGATGTTGATTGGTACGTCGAAGCGAACCAACCGAAGACAAAATTCATCATCGACAAGGAAAAGGCCGCGTTGCACGGCATCAGCGCCGAAACGATTTCCCAGACCCTCCGCATCGCCGTCGGCGGGGAATCCATCGACTTGCTGCACCAGCCGCGCGAGAAGGAAGATGTGAACATCGTGCTTCAACTTCCCCGCGCCAGCCGCACCACGCCGGAAGAACTTCTCGCGTTGCGTGTCCGTTCCGGTGACGCCAATGCCCTGCCGGAACCGGGAGCAGCGGTTGGAAGCGTTCCGCTGGTGCCGTTGCGTGAACTGGTGACTATCGAACACACGATCACCGACAAAAGCATTTATCACAAAAATCTTTTGCCGGTGACGTATGTCATCGGCGACGTGGCGGGTGTCGTCGAAAGTCCGGTCTATGCGATCCGCAAAATGAACCAGGCGATTGCAATGCTGGATGCGAGCGAGTTCATCAATGTTGGTAGCAGCGGACATGAGTCCGCTCCATCTGCACTCCGAAATCCGAAATCCGAAATCCGAAGTAGTCAGAGCCGACTGACGTCGGCTGCTACGGGGGTGAAAATCTACAACGCCAATCTTCCATTTACTGATGCGCAACCTGCCTTGAAGTGGGACGGCGAGTGGCATATCACCATCGAAGTCTTTCGCGACCTTGGCCTGGCTTTCGCCGCCGTGTTGGTGCTGATCTATGTGCTGATGGTTGGTTGGTTTCGCTCGTTGCTCACTCCATTGGTCGTCATGGCAGCCATCCCGTTTTCGCTCGTCGGCATTCTGCCGGCGCACGGCGTGCTCGGCGCTTTTTTCACCGCGACCTCAATGATTGGTTTCATGGCCGGCGCCGGCATCGTAGTTCGCAACTCCATCATCCTTGTTGATTTCATCGAGCAACGATTGAGCGAAGGGATGCCGCTGGCCGAGGCGGTGGTGGACGCGGGCGCGGTACGGTTCCGGCCCATGCTGTTGACTGCGCTCGCGGTCGTGGTCGGCGCCAGCGTTATTTTGTTTGACCCGATTTTTCAGGGACTGGCCATCGCCTTGATGGCCGGCGAAATCGCGTCCTTGCTCATCAGCCGCATGGCTGTGCCCGTGCTTTATTTCATGGCCTACGACAAACCATAG